The DNA window CGCTAAGCATCGGCTTCAAAGTCATTCGAAATAAAAGGTCAAGTACCCCTAGGATTGGTTTTGATTTTTGCGGCAAACTGTGACCACATAAACCGAAACCGTTCCCCACTATTACACTACTCAAGCTTTTATGCGATCCAAAAGCATGGTTTACTTCGATTCAAAAACAGTATTCCAATTTTTTAACCATTGCTTTATGGCGTTGCAGTTCAAGTGACATAACAAAAGTGAACCATTATTTGTATCACTGCAGGTGTTGTTTGCAGTTTTCGTTCCAACACTTTACATTTTAACCGGTTAGGTGAGCTGACCCTTGCCAACTACGGTAATCGTTGTACGTTCTCCAATATAGAAAAGTAGATAatcattttgaaaagttctacCCGAAGTGAAATCAAAATGGCGAATTGATTTTTATCAGTAACAAATAAATAGAAATAATAATTGAATCTTTTTGTAAATGATAGAAACGTCATCTTCTGCCCGTCAGAACATGTTCTTTTTGAACCAAGCGCCTCCATATTAGAGACAGCATGTAAACCTTGAAccttaaaaaaatcaaacatctCCAGTTGTTTCGCAAATATCTACATAAATTTATGGCACACACAAGCGTTTGAGTAAGACGAAGAAGCAAACGGAAAGTAAATAGCAGCACGAGCAACTTGAGTGAGCGTACTTCAAGTTAGTGGAAAGTATTCTATAGCAAACTGAAAGAAAGATGTTCCTGTATTCTTTTCATCTCTCTTTTTACCTCCGGTAGTAAACAGAAGTAAACCTTGAAAGAGGAGTCTTTGCTTCAAGGTTTGAAAAGCAAATCGTACTGGAACAAGGCTCTATTTCGGTTCATGTCGAAGATAGACcgttaaaacatttttttttcctttaaagCGGCACTGTTTGTGCTCCACTTAAACATTACTTGAGCAAATGACACCAAAGTATCTTCGATTGTCAATATCGACGGACACACATTCACTTCCTTATATTTAACAATAATCTACGTCAAATAAACCAGATTGCTTCGATTGATATACCTACGTAACACGTGCATATCAACAAGTCACGATGGCGAAAATGGGCCAacactgtttttttttgtgctgTCGCTTCCAATCGAATGGGTCGGTATCTCGAACCGGCTGGCTAGCCGCATTCTGATTATGTAAATTTTGACAGCCCGTCCAAACGTTTTATCATAACCGGTGCCATTCGCTTACTTTTTTTAAAGGTGGCATCATCCTTAATCTTGACACTGTTTTGGCTTTAAGTTATGCAACGGCGGGTGTTGGTTACGCCAACACCGTCTTAAAAGCGCGAAATTCTTCCAACAAACAGAGACGGTCGGACGCGTGCTTGAAGAAAACTGGAACCGGTTCCCCTCGCGGCACATGTCGACGGCGCGACTTCAACAATTACAGTCGCATGGAGCAATAGAGTGAAACTGTAGCATACTGAACCTAGACATAACGAGCGTTGCTAGATGCATTCCGTTTGGAAATTTTGCTGTAAAAAATGCAACACAGCAGGCGCTTTCTGCACCACGGTCGACGTAAACAGTGCCAGtgtaagaaaaaaaaagcaAGCTCGTGTCATACCGCTTCGGGACTTGTCTGTTATTTTTTCCCCACTTTCGTATGTATTCGATTCATCTTGCACCGTATGTGGCCGAAGTGGCAAGGCCAAACCCAACTAACCGTATCCATGCCGTTCCATGTATCTAACCTTAAAAATGACATACAGCACAGACCAGCACCAGCAAGGACGAGAAAGAATTCAAATGCCCGGAAAACTTGGGCAACGGTAACTTTGCCGACCCTGCCACATGTCGACGGTTTTATCAGGTAAGTTTTGTCTTTGTTTCCGCATCCGTGTTACGTCTTGCGGGTATTTACACCTGAGCTGAGGTTGGGTTGACCTTGAACTGGAAATGAAATTTGCTGAAATCGAAcaggtttttggttttttttgcgGTCGTTTAATATGTTGAAAAATATGCACATTTTATTTTGGTGTCAATTCAAATTTATGTTGAACAGTTGAATTATTATTATTGACGTAAACTCAGTCGTTTCCACGTTAATAACCACACAtcatttgaaacattttatttttcaaaaattaccgAATTACTTTGAAAACACACGAGATAAGCAATTGTTGTAATATAGAAAGTAATTTAAACCGTTTTACGGAACATACTGAATTTGTCAGAAtgatatttcaaaagttatattatTGTACGGGCTGTAAAGGGATCATCTATAAACAACCAGCAATAATGTCGAAGATATTAAAGATAAagacttagtgtcttcagcaaagttattggCCAAGGCTTGCTCTGCAACTTTGGCGAAGACATGATTTTAATTTATGCGCTTGCAAGAAAGTTGGtaaatatatctcacttttagggatattaatcattaaaataacaaaaccATATGAAAGGGCTTATAGTATAGACAAATTCCTCCGTAAACGTCATTGATCCAAATTGAACGATTCAAACGTAATTAATAGATCGCACGATTTTGGcgaaaaaaaccactgtgcgaTGGTGAGatcgtttgattttattttttcaacgtTTTATCCAAATATAGATACGTGCCATaatcaaaaatactatttttcatTCTGAAAGGTCAAACACCTTGCAAATATTCAATTGATAGTGGATGTATTCGCAGGGGCTTTTTATATCAAAGCGACCTCAGAATGTAGGTGCATTGCacaggcattcttgaaatgggtcaTTGGATGTACAGTAGCGCTATCACCTCCCATCTCCAGGGCTGTACATTTATGGATAATACCAAATATATCATCAAATAGATGCAGATGGATTatgtacacacacacatacacataatTGAGGAAACTTTGAGGAAAAAATAAGTATCAAGTCTTTACTAGGTCCTAATTGGGTCAGTTCCCTTTATGCATTTTAGTTTATTTTACTTCGATGATTTTTGTATATTATTTCCATTTCTACTATGTTTAATTTTTCTTATCCGCAATTTTTCTTCTCACCGCTTCTAAGAGAAAGaaattttgcgcattttttccagtcaatttatttttaccttttttcattttagttttcattttaaaactacacccaggttttttttacgcgtaaAAATGCGCGTTATTTGGAAAAtccgcggttttttacgcggatcagcaaaagacttagaaaatattttataagCTTTTTTGCATGAATTTACACAAatattctaatttttttaaatgcaataaacttagattttttgctaaaaaaaatctaagtccttttaaatgcatagaacttagaagaattttggcagttttttgcGCGCATTtcacaattaacacggtttttgcaaaaaatattctaaacccttttgaatgaaaaatacttagaagattttcggaaagatggaagagacgggtctggaaaactccacctcaacaatatgggtattttaggaATGGATTTGACGAGTAAGTGCCAAAAATTGAGTTgggacgccattttgaaatccaagactttcggtttagtgaaattcccAATATatatatgggtatttttggaatggtcttgacgatttggtgccagaaattgattttgacgccatttcgaGATCCAAACCGTaagccgccatcttgaatttcaaaatgacgtcaacaatcaatttctggtacctactcgtcaagaccattccgaaaataccgatATTGTTGAGAAGCGGGCcgtaaggagtcttccagacctgTCTCtaccatctttccgaaaattttctcagtcttttgcattcaaaaggacttagaatatttttgcaaaatccgcgcaaaaaaaacttccaagaATATTCTATGTCTTTTGTTGagggtttttttgcgcggattttcgaattaacgcgggtTTTCCGATTAACGCGGCAAAAAAACGGCGTGAAGAAATTTGAGTAGTTTCTTTGttcgatttcgattttttgtcTTTCTTCTATTTTGTGCTTTTACCTACtttttatatttcgtcattattaatttattttcccattttattattatttttttcattttcgttacttttctgttttttttttctattttgacaACTTCCATTTATTCTATTAACTGTTTTatattcatactatgttgcgtttcggcttcgcctcatcagaaaccgacactaacgtattgtcggaatagattagcgccggcttgacgcaaatcccttaaaactaaaacacactatgtgtttcaatcaaacgactgatcaaacgtgatgtcccgttcgagcagaagttctgtttatgccgatgagacacaagtgaagccgaaacttgtcttggcttagcaggcctatgcgaaaacACTAGTgttttatattttcaatttttcgtttATATATTTCTTTCAGTTTgggttttccttttttattttttttttgtatacagggtgtttggttcatggttaagaacctctcgggggatgatagactgtcatatttggagaaaaaaattgttctacacatacaatcaaatctcaaccgttgcaGAGTTATTGGAccttttgtgtaaaaaacttatttgtcttaaaatacctctaactcaaaaagtatactttgcatttcaaatattttaggtccactgggaaggtgaaaaaatttcgcattgagtaaTGCCCTCACACGGTTCAGcaaatgagtttaagtagccttttcaaagtaatttattgaaaattaaacaattttaatcgatatttcgttcatttcttgaaaatcctaatagttaacctcatcattttaataatccagattgttggtcttgaagagctgcataattcgttctttgacatgatacacttaccttttcttattttcatgagtttgggttattctacttggatatttttatctcattttcactaataccagctctaattgaaaaagtatggcacttattgtactttttttctttttattcgaaagccaggaaaatttaaCAGAGAAAACTGGATtattacctttcagttaagtgaatttagtattcttttagaagtaaattagtttaaagttagtgttattattagcattttcgttaattttcttaaaatagtaaataataaacatcaccagtattatcatggaaataatgcatctcagcaagttctacagttctttctttgactccattcaattatctcttttggttttgacgcaaaatcgttttatcacatcgtttcatatgcaaaaataacgatttcgaacccactacatttgtggcggggtcatgctgtgttaacaattaaatagcagcaaaatgaaaagaggtATAAACAAAAAGTCACATAAAAAGTTATTGAGAACATTgtggggcatcaaatgaacaatagtaacgataaattttgttgattaataattagaataattaaaaaacttcaaaaaacacaaattttgagttatttcgttaggaaaaaatcatttagtgcacttaactaaaagatatttgtacatacactgataggacattttctcagctttccaatgaaatcttgtaaataacgatataaagcatatttttcagattagagtcttttaagcacttgcaggaaaagtatagtaatgaaattacagagaaatgagaagagataggaatataacgtccaagaacaaattatgaatcgtcctaaaacccaacttttggataatggatattgctataaccatacttcattatttcgagaaaattagcaaaaacctcctcaaaaacactaacttttaactactttacagctaaaaggtaattaaaactaattatctaaaagatatgagaacaccattcaataggaaattttctcttCTTTCgaatggaattaaaagatttaaaatacaaagcatACTTTtgaagttagaggtattttaagacaaataagttttttacacaaaaagttcaataactctgtatcggttgagatttgatggtatgtgtagaaatttttttttctccaaatatgacagtctatcaccgcccgagaggttcttaaccatgaaccaaacaccctgtatattgcatttttttatttgaattttattcatttcttttttttgttcatttattcgtatttttattttccaagcttttcaattatttcttatttttgtttacatttgtgtcgttgcagttttaatttttactcaatgcacttaattttttccatttcgTTCCATTTTTCTAACTTTTCAAtgttttaataaattatttttctattttatacattttacgTTCTctgttttatttttggaattctttattttttctatctGTTAGTTTagtcttttacattttttacatgatTGAAAGTTGCTGAATAAAGCAAGTAAAATGATTATACAAGTGCAACAAAATAAATGCAACAGAAAATTAATCATAGAAGCATTTTTCTTGTGACATATCTGTTGCCAGAAAGTTGCAAACTTTTTTGTTCGAAAGCATCAAATTTAGTTTCAATATACTTGACGTCGTTGTTCTTTCCCAAAACCAGTGCACCTAAACAAAGATAAAGCAATCACAGTAACCCTTGGTGTAGGCCTTGATGTTGTTTAAAATAAAGGACGTAAAAACACCGAAGCAGTCCTGTCTTCCTCATATTCTCGTAACCTTATTGGTTCCAATGCAAAGCATTGACAGTTGTTTTTATTCCATTTCTTGATACTTGTTTCAACTTTTATAGAGATCTCAGATTTGTGGCTAAAACATAATAACGCTAGATATTGACCAGCTCGAAAGATAATACTCAATTTGTAAAACTACAACTCACAGTGTCTCAACTGTAACGCTACTGAGTTCAGCAGTGAAAATGTGTGGATGAAAACAGCAGATAACTAGTTGGTAAAGAAACGTTTTACCACTCATAAATAAGAGCTATTTGAGGGCGAGATGTTCCTGTGCTTAGGTTAAAAGCATCTTCAAATAGTTCCCACTAATCCAGTGTCATAAAGAAAATTCCACACTCGCTCCCGGTTGGCGGCAAAATATGATACTGATCAGGAGTGCACTTTGTCGAGTCCTGGTATGGCACACTTCCTATCCCAGGACACGGAATAAAGGCTCAAGAAGTAAAACGAAATACATACATTACATTGAAAGTATTAACGATAACCTTAAATTTTAACATCCGGGCAGTGCGCTGTACTACAAAGCATCCCTCTTACCGGATGTGACTGCAAGCCATCTCTACTAGAGTTAAACGGTTTGAAATATCGAACCAgctccagaaaaaaaaaacaatcttttTAGCGTTCGTTGAAAAATTCTTTTTcgtcgaaagaaaaaaataagtgaAAACTATCTTCCCTCCGCCGAACAAAAGCAGTTGGCATTGGCTGTTGAAACTTTTCGACACCCTGCTAGGCACAGCCTACTTTGTAAAATGGCGTAAGCTTTCGAACGAATAATTCGTATTGAAAAAGATCCTAGAACGTTCCGGCTGCGTCTGGTAATGTCAACCGCAGGATTACGAATAGTTTCGTGTGCTGATACACAGCGCAACCCTAAGAAAAGACCAATCCTTGTGAACAGTTGGCAGACCGCAATAGCAGAAACCGAAAAACCGGCAAGCCTGTCAGCACCAGCGCATcggaaatttaaatttatttcagcaaatttaatttcaatttcacCCCACTCTCGCTCGAGATTCAGTAACACATGGTCTCCCTGAAATTATGCTTTCTTCCCTTGTAACAGTGTGTAGACGGTTTCCCGTATCTGAACCGATGTCCCTCGGGGCTCTATTTTGACGATTTGCAAAAGTTCTGTACATTCAAAACGGAAGCAAAGTGTGGACCCCTTGCCCGTGAGTATTCCATCGGTAGCCGAAACTCCCGGAAGCTTATCCCGGTTTTTTTTGTTCGTCTTCCGACTAATAGAGCCAACTGTAACTACCGAGGCGCCAGTGGACCTGGCGAAAAAATGCAATCCCAGCGAATGCGAGCTTCCATACTGTTTCTGCAACAAGGACGGCACCCTGATACCGAAAGGTCTGGAACCGGATGAGGTAAGTGCGATGTCCGTGGAATGAGTTCGTTGCTGTGTTCTAGTTTTCCCATTCCCCACGTCCAAACAGATTCCGCAGATTATTCTACTGACGTTCGACGGTGCTGTGAATCTTAACAACTACGAACACTACAAGAAGGTGTttaatggaaaacgaaaaaatccAAATGGCTGTGAAATCAAGGGAACTTTTTTCATTTCCCACGAGTACAGGTAAGTAGTAGGCCTTGCCCGTCAGTTTGTTGAGACGAATGTCAATGTTCAACCAGTTGAGTTGGTTAAATGGCAAAAATTTCCGTGAACCAGCTTAATTGCATCAAAACGAAAACTTTTCGCGAAATCCTTTAATCATCCTGGCAGCTCCTGTCCCAATCAAGACAGGAAAGAAATTGCGTTTCACTCTACAATTAATTGCACCTCGCGTTTGTACTGCCTCGGCTCGACTCTACCTTGGcacgaataaattaaattttaaatgttttattccCTTCGTAGTGAAGTGAGAGAGGGAGAGATAACAAGAGCAACGCTGGTAAAAAATATCCTTCCCTTCGCCATCGTCGTGTAGCTCAGGCTCCGGGGCATTTCGTACATTACAATGAACGCCCTTCATCAAGGTAAATTCAATGCAACTATTAAAGTGCCACTTTGTCTCGGGCCGGAAGCTTTTTGCTCGCCTCCTAGGATTGCCGTTTTTTTGCTGCCTTCTACTACACTTCCCTTTACAATCCCTGCACGGAGTTAAACCGCAGgaaatttatttctttttcatGAACGTCGTTCGTGCTGTCCGTGTTTGGATGAATGcttaatttaaacaatttaacaAATCTTTCTTTCTCCGGACGGCAAGTGGCCATTGCTTCGGAAATTGTCCTGCTTTTTTGTTCCCCCCTGTTTCAATCAGGATCATTAGTTGGCACGCGTATAAGGCAGTAAATTCCGCAGTTCGTTCGTGCCTTTTCTATCTATAAGCTGCCGCATGTCCATCTACTGCTACTAGCGATATCACTTCCTGTTCTGGACATCAAAAGCGATGACGCTGAAAACTGTCAACAAGCGGCCGTAAAAGTGAAAAATTACGTGATAAATTCCCCAATCAACTATTTTCGTGATGCGTTTGGAGCCTTGTGGCAGAGTAATTTTTTATGTGCAAAAATGGAACGCCTGCTTTGATAAAAATCTCTGTTCTGTCAGATTGAtggagtttttttttgcttctagcAAGAAAGGGATTCAGATTTTCATTAGGAAGATTACTATTTGTACAATCTCTACGTACCCAATTAATTCGAGAATAGTTTTATTGATTGTAATGCCGGATTGATTCAAATGTGAATAGCGGTAccgaaaaattcaaatttaatcTGAGAATGTTCATTGCGATTTTCGAAGCTGCTTCAGGCTTCGTAAAGCCCCAATTTTGCTAGGTTTTGCCCATGTTTGTTCGGGACTTTGTGCAATATCTGGTTTCACATATCACTCTAAAGTGTCTCAAAGAAGAGATTCGGTAATAATATGAGACTTTTGCTGTTCACATTGTTCTTCAATTATATACATCCAAATTCAACCTTTAGTATCTGAATATAACtgcaaaaaattgagtttcatGACTACAGGTGTCTCCCGTAAAAAATGATGGTTGTTGTTATTTACACAGAAAGATAAAAAGTGTTAGTTGATGCAATGTAGTTAACGAATGATGTTTTTGTTTATTACAAAAATACAGTTCCTTCAATTTTTAAACACAAAACCAAAGGTACCTCCAGCGCTAAAAATGTGCAAATTTTCCGTTTCATTTTTCCCGGTGGATAAAAGCTCACAGGCCACCGTTCGTTGCTTCATCAGCTTGAAGGTAGCAGAAAAAGCattatcaatttttcatttttatgattacatttttattgcattaaatgattGCCATAAAACTTCCATCTTCAACCGGTAGCGTCTGGTTCTTTTTCCTAGAAGCCCTTCGAGCGTCGAGCGTTGGTTTGAATTGTGCTGTGCACATACGGGCAGCAGCCAGCGAAATCGAAGCATGCTGTGATGTCGCGATAGCGCCCACCATGTCTGTATGGGTTCGGGTCCTTGCTATAGAGAATACAATCTTCACACACAGGCCTGAAACTGACTGAAGCAACCCAACATCGTATTCTTATCAACGGAAAATGACTTTCCACGCGAATAACCGCGACGATAGATTGAAGCAGATAGCTAGTAATATTGGATTGGATATTTTAATCTATTCTATTTCTTCCTCTTCTGTCATCCATTCCATCGCGATAAAACCTCTAATATTCTGGTCGGAAAGGTGGAATAAAACATAAATTCTGCCTGCAAGCGCTTATCTATCGCCGGTAGAGCACTCATATGCACTCGCGAAATGTGAAATGGGCTGTGTAAATTATGAATTTAATTCAATTGCTGCTATCGTAGATGAGATAAAGAAGCTAAATGCACCTGAGCGGCGCTTAATCATTGTGGAATTAAATTGTCAAAAGCAGGTTACATTCGTTACATCCTAAAAAAAAACTACGGATATTTATCTCCGAAACCATTGCCACTAATCCGTTCGCCATTTCAGTAACTACCAGCAGATTCAGACGCTTGCCAACGATGGTCACGAAATTGCCGTGGAGACGATTTCCCTCCAGATGGGTCTGCAGGACAAGGGCTACGAAGAGTGGGTAGGGGAGATGATCGGAATGCGAACAATCTTGAAGCACTTCTCGAACGTCACGGCCAATGAGATCAATGGGATGCGGGCGCCGTTCCTGAAACCAGGACGAAATACACAATACAAGGTAGGAGTGTGACTCAACTCGAACTATCTCGATTCTAATTCAGAAACACTGTTCATAGGTCATTGAGGACTTTGGTTTCATCTACGATAGCTCTGTTAGTGTGCCACCTAGTCCTATCCCCGTTTGGCCGTACACACTGGACTACAAAATTCCGCACGAGTGTAAGAGTGGAACCTGTCCGACTAAATCCTTCCCTGGCATCTGGGAGGTGCCGTTGAATGCACACTTTGTCGAAAGCTACGAGGGTGGTCACTGTCCATATATGGACCAGTGCGTGTTACACAATCATGATGCAGAGGATGTTTTTGCCTGGTTACAGGAGGATTTCGAACGGTATTACTATCAAAACAAAGCACCCTACATGATGCCGTTCCACACGAACTGGTTCCAGATTCGAGAGCTGGAGCGTGGCTTACACAAGTTCCTCGACTGGACTCAAACCCTGTAAATCACCTATTCTATATTTTTAGTTTCAAATAATTCAATCTTCCACCGTTTTTTCAGGCCAGACGTATATCACGTAACGGTGACGCAGGCTTTAACCTGGATCACCGATCCAAAGACGCTAAATCAGTTAAACAACTACGAGCCATGGAACTGTAGAACAAGAACAACCCAGACTCCCAAACCCTGCAACATCTCAAACAAATGCGCTCTATCGTTTAAGGAACCGACGTCAAATATTAGCGACACTCGGTACATGGAGACGTGTTTCGAGTGCCCCGCAGTCTACCCGTGGCTAGGAGATTCGCAtggttccggaattcccggacgAGATAACTACATCGATCAGAGTTCGGCCGGAACCGGAGAGGTTAAGAATCAGCCAGAGGAAGAGGAGAATTAACTTTTGGCGCAGGGTACGGGTCAGGGCGAGGGCACAGGACTGCGAACGATCATGGAAAGCCCCACTTCAAGCCCGAACACCCATTCTATCAAGTCTTGTGATGTGTTCTAGCACACTACTCCTAGTATTAGTGTTTTAGTGTTAAGAGGTTGTAATAATTATCGGGCATAGCATTGGTTTGCCGATGATTTTGGAGaataaagtcgaaattttaGGTGGGGTTTTATTATTGAACCGATGTGGAATGCATGTTGAACAGGATCTCATTTATCGAAAACAGCTAAATTTAAATTTGGTTTAGATTTTCGGATTAAATCAAATTGTGTTTTAGCATTAATATAAACTCCCTGTGAACATTTTTGTAGTAGAACACTTATAAGGGTTTAGGGTTACACCCTCTGGTGACACTTTAACCCGGAGATTTTGCATGACCTGGGCTTTACTTCAAGAGATACATGAGTATTGCCTGAAACTGGACATAATTTTTGATCCAATCGTTTTCTTGATACAACTTTGGAACACTCGTCGCTGTTCATtactaaataattaaaaaaacaagTATTCTCTGTTTTATTCCTTCTGGAGCACGCCAGGTTGACAATTTAAATTTGGCTGGAAAATACATTCATCGTAGAGTGTTTTGGCAATGTATAATGCTTCCAATGTTCTGAGACGCATTTAGctgtaaattttgtttgtttttgcgtTTGTGAATGGTTTTGTCGCTTTATGTAGACGTAGAATTTAGATTTTTCGGCTAATTGCAAATAACCCCAAAAAAcaccaaccactctcgctgcGAAGGATAAGCCGAGCGAACACAGCCAGACGAGTGAAACAGGTTGTCCATCGGAGCCAGCAGCCAAGGGGAGTCGAGTAGTTTGGAAAGTGGCATCGCCTAGGGAGCACTCTGCAGTGTCTTCCGGAATCCTAGCAAGGTTCCAAAG is part of the Topomyia yanbarensis strain Yona2022 chromosome 1, ASM3024719v1, whole genome shotgun sequence genome and encodes:
- the LOC131693085 gene encoding chitin deacetylase 1; its protein translation is MRLPAVIWFSLIAVVTAQTSTSKDEKEFKCPENLGNGNFADPATCRRFYQCVDGFPYLNRCPSGLYFDDLQKFCTFKTEAKCGPLAQPTVTTEAPVDLAKKCNPSECELPYCFCNKDGTLIPKGLEPDEIPQIILLTFDGAVNLNNYEHYKKVFNGKRKNPNGCEIKGTFFISHEYSNYQQIQTLANDGHEIAVETISLQMGLQDKGYEEWVGEMIGMRTILKHFSNVTANEINGMRAPFLKPGRNTQYKVIEDFGFIYDSSVSVPPSPIPVWPYTLDYKIPHECKSGTCPTKSFPGIWEVPLNAHFVESYEGGHCPYMDQCVLHNHDAEDVFAWLQEDFERYYYQNKAPYMMPFHTNWFQIRELERGLHKFLDWTQTLPDVYHVTVTQALTWITDPKTLNQLNNYEPWNCRTRTTQTPKPCNISNKCALSFKEPTSNISDTRYMETCFECPAVYPWLGDSHGSGIPGRDNYIDQSSAGTGEVKNQPEEEEN